The Leucobacter sp. UCMA 4100 genome window below encodes:
- the mraY gene encoding phospho-N-acetylmuramoyl-pentapeptide-transferase — translation MIAIIVAAAFSLLFSLTLTPVFIRGFKRLQWGQFIREDGPKSHYSKRGTPTMGGLIFISGSVIAYFVGHLAAGSPPTASGLLVILMTVGLGVVGFIDDFLKTHKQQSLGLGGWAKIFGQVVVAVLFALLAIRFANARGLTPASTSISLFRDLPFDFMQFGLIAGTILFVIWIIVIVTSTSNAVNVTDGLDGLATGASILALSAYVMIGFWQHNEACAIRIEPGCYDVRDPLDLAVIAAALIGGLIGFLWWNTSPAHIYMGDTGSLGLGGAIAALAILTQTELLLLLIGGLFIIETGSVIVQRLYFKITKGQRIFLMSPIHHHFELKGWAEVTVVVRFWIIAGVLVLAGIALFYGEWVLQQ, via the coding sequence ATGATTGCTATCATCGTTGCCGCAGCCTTCTCGCTGCTTTTCTCACTTACTCTTACCCCGGTCTTTATTCGGGGCTTCAAGCGACTGCAGTGGGGCCAGTTCATTCGTGAAGACGGGCCAAAGTCGCACTACTCGAAGCGAGGCACCCCGACGATGGGCGGCCTCATCTTCATCTCTGGTTCGGTGATCGCCTACTTCGTCGGTCACCTCGCCGCGGGGTCGCCCCCGACCGCATCAGGCCTGCTCGTCATTCTCATGACGGTCGGCCTAGGCGTCGTCGGCTTCATTGATGACTTCCTCAAGACCCATAAGCAGCAGTCACTCGGACTCGGCGGTTGGGCAAAGATTTTCGGCCAGGTCGTTGTTGCGGTGCTCTTCGCGCTGCTCGCGATCCGCTTTGCAAACGCCCGCGGTCTCACGCCTGCGTCAACGAGCATCTCGCTCTTTCGAGACCTGCCCTTCGACTTCATGCAGTTTGGCCTCATCGCCGGCACAATCCTCTTCGTGATCTGGATCATCGTGATCGTCACCTCGACCTCGAACGCGGTCAACGTGACCGACGGTCTCGACGGTCTCGCAACGGGGGCCTCGATTCTCGCGCTCTCGGCATACGTCATGATCGGCTTCTGGCAGCACAACGAGGCCTGCGCCATTCGCATTGAGCCCGGCTGCTACGACGTGCGCGATCCGCTCGACCTCGCCGTCATCGCCGCAGCGCTCATCGGCGGCCTCATCGGCTTTCTCTGGTGGAACACGAGCCCCGCACACATTTACATGGGCGATACCGGCTCGCTCGGCCTCGGTGGCGCGATTGCCGCACTCGCGATTCTTACGCAGACCGAGCTCCTGCTCCTGCTCATCGGTGGCCTCTTCATCATCGAGACTGGCTCGGTCATCGTGCAACGCCTCTACTTCAAAATCACTAAGGGGCAACGCATCTTCCTCATGAGTCCCATTCACCACCACTTCGAGCTCAAAGGCTGGGCTGAAGTCACGGTCGTTGTGCGGTTCTGGATCATCGCCGGTGTGCTCGTGCTCGCGGGCATCGCGCTCTTCTACGGCGAGTGGGTGCTGCAGCAGTGA
- a CDS encoding UDP-N-acetylmuramoyl-tripeptide--D-alanyl-D-alanine ligase → MITLTLAEIATAVNGTLLLGSSGLTADATIDGISQTDSREVGPGQIFFARRGEETDGHRFVEPAVERGAALLVVERDVLDTVPQVVVSDATDALAMLATEVLARVNERGHLLTVGVTGSNGKTTTKNLLQRMAETVGSTVASEKSFNNEVGGPLTALRVEEDTRVLVAEMGASVEGDIARLVRMAPPSIGIVLTVGLAHAGEFGDIEATFRAKSEMVRDLAPTSVAVLNIDDPRVAKMAALTRARVRWFGMSDRADVWADDVTTSAKGTRFTLHADGQQAPVSFPVLGEHHVMNALAAATAALELGVTLDTIVEVLEKTTRPAKWRMEVLGGRDNITIINDAYNASPDSMAAGLKTLAQIAQPEARTVAVLGAMSELGEYSGAEHDRIGLLAVRLRISQLVIVGAEARRMHISAINEGAWDGESVFFETQDEAFDYVQGLLQPGDTVLVKSSNAAGLRHLGDRLGKEFS, encoded by the coding sequence GTGATTACACTCACACTCGCCGAGATCGCAACCGCGGTCAACGGTACGTTGCTTTTGGGCTCAAGCGGGCTCACGGCCGATGCCACGATTGACGGTATCTCACAGACCGACTCACGAGAGGTGGGGCCCGGCCAGATCTTCTTCGCCCGCCGTGGCGAGGAGACCGACGGCCACCGTTTCGTGGAGCCGGCCGTCGAACGAGGCGCAGCGTTGCTCGTGGTCGAGCGTGATGTGCTTGACACGGTGCCGCAGGTCGTGGTGAGCGACGCGACCGATGCGCTCGCAATGCTCGCGACCGAGGTGCTCGCTCGGGTGAATGAGCGCGGCCACCTGCTCACGGTAGGCGTGACTGGCTCGAACGGAAAAACCACGACCAAGAATCTGCTGCAGCGCATGGCCGAAACGGTCGGATCGACCGTGGCCTCAGAGAAGTCGTTCAACAATGAGGTCGGAGGGCCGCTGACGGCGCTTCGCGTCGAGGAAGACACTCGGGTGCTTGTCGCCGAGATGGGGGCGAGCGTCGAAGGCGATATCGCTCGGCTCGTGCGCATGGCGCCCCCGAGCATCGGTATCGTGCTGACGGTCGGTCTCGCTCACGCGGGCGAGTTCGGCGACATCGAAGCAACGTTCCGGGCAAAGAGCGAGATGGTTCGCGATCTCGCGCCGACCTCGGTCGCTGTGCTCAACATTGACGACCCGCGTGTTGCCAAGATGGCGGCGCTCACCCGGGCAAGGGTGCGCTGGTTCGGCATGTCAGATCGTGCCGATGTATGGGCTGACGACGTGACGACGAGCGCCAAGGGCACCCGCTTCACCCTTCACGCCGACGGGCAGCAAGCGCCCGTCTCGTTCCCGGTACTCGGCGAACACCACGTCATGAACGCCCTCGCGGCAGCGACCGCTGCGCTCGAGCTCGGCGTGACGCTCGACACGATCGTTGAAGTGCTCGAGAAGACCACCCGGCCCGCGAAGTGGCGCATGGAGGTGCTCGGGGGCCGCGATAACATCACGATCATCAATGATGCCTACAACGCGAGCCCGGACAGCATGGCCGCTGGCCTCAAAACCCTCGCCCAGATCGCGCAGCCAGAGGCGCGCACCGTTGCGGTGCTGGGTGCAATGAGCGAGCTCGGTGAGTACTCGGGTGCTGAGCACGACCGGATCGGTCTGCTCGCGGTGCGCCTGCGCATCAGCCAGCTTGTGATTGTCGGCGCCGAGGCGCGCCGCATGCACATCAGCGCGATCAACGAGGGTGCATGGGACGGCGAGAGCGTGTTCTTCGAAACGCAAGACGAGGCCTTCGACTACGTGCAGGGTCTCTTGCAGCCCGGCGACACCGTGCTCGTAAAGTCGTCAAATGCCGCTGGTCTGCGCCATCTCGGGGATAGACTTGGGAAGGAATTCTCATGA
- the murD gene encoding UDP-N-acetylmuramoyl-L-alanine--D-glutamate ligase: MSEWNAERVLALNSWHDDWKGLRVAVLGLGVTGFSVADTLAELGATVRVISANPDPDTERILDVLGVSHTAIAETEGQLADLKGFAADLVVVSPGYRPDHPLTVWAEEAGIPVWGDIQLAWRLRDKTDRIAEWVCVTGTNGKTTTSQLTAHMLQSGGLKAAPVGNIGVPILDAIRDPEGFDALVVELSSFQLHRLGEISPHSSVVLNIADDHLDWHGSREAYELAKGRVYENVRFACVYNRADAVTERLVGDADVVEGARAVSFGLDTPPPSGLGIVEGLLIDRGFHEERRSTALELLSVEELDGRGLAAPHLVEDVLAAAALARSLGVTPEAIAAAVLSFAPDAHRVQRLGTHDGVAWIDDSKATNPHAADASLRAFSRVVWIVGGQLKGASIDELVTKNLARLSAAVVIGEDRSEVLASLGAHAPELTVVEVSETQTEAIMPRVIAVASELATTGDTVLLSPAAASLDQFTGYSDRGERFQAALRDMMEGEDNAAHRAESPGASDDAADH; the protein is encoded by the coding sequence GTGAGCGAGTGGAATGCAGAGCGGGTTCTCGCGCTGAACAGCTGGCACGACGATTGGAAGGGCCTGCGAGTCGCGGTGCTCGGCCTCGGCGTGACCGGCTTCTCGGTCGCAGACACCCTCGCCGAGCTCGGGGCAACGGTGCGGGTTATCTCGGCGAACCCTGACCCCGATACCGAACGCATTCTCGACGTGCTCGGCGTCTCGCACACGGCAATTGCCGAAACCGAGGGCCAGCTTGCCGATCTCAAGGGTTTTGCAGCCGACCTCGTGGTCGTTTCGCCCGGCTATCGCCCCGATCACCCGCTCACCGTCTGGGCAGAAGAGGCGGGCATTCCCGTCTGGGGCGATATTCAGCTCGCGTGGCGACTGCGCGACAAAACCGACCGCATCGCCGAGTGGGTGTGCGTGACCGGCACCAACGGGAAAACGACGACCTCGCAGCTCACCGCGCACATGCTTCAATCGGGCGGGCTCAAAGCCGCGCCCGTTGGCAATATCGGCGTGCCGATTCTCGATGCGATCCGCGACCCCGAGGGCTTCGACGCGCTCGTGGTTGAACTCTCAAGCTTTCAGCTGCACCGCCTCGGCGAGATCTCGCCGCACTCGAGCGTCGTGCTCAACATCGCCGACGATCACCTCGACTGGCACGGCTCGCGCGAGGCCTACGAGCTCGCGAAGGGGCGCGTGTACGAGAACGTGCGCTTTGCCTGCGTGTACAACCGCGCCGATGCCGTGACCGAGCGACTCGTAGGCGATGCCGACGTGGTCGAGGGGGCGCGGGCCGTGAGCTTCGGGCTCGACACCCCGCCACCGAGCGGCCTTGGCATTGTTGAAGGCCTGCTCATCGACCGAGGCTTCCACGAGGAGCGCCGTTCAACGGCCCTCGAACTGTTGAGCGTCGAAGAGCTCGATGGGCGCGGCTTGGCTGCACCACATCTCGTCGAAGACGTTCTTGCGGCGGCAGCGCTCGCGAGGTCGCTCGGGGTCACCCCTGAAGCGATCGCGGCTGCGGTGCTCAGCTTCGCCCCCGACGCGCACCGTGTACAGCGCCTCGGCACCCACGACGGCGTCGCCTGGATCGACGATTCGAAGGCGACGAACCCGCACGCGGCCGACGCCTCGCTCCGAGCTTTTAGCCGGGTGGTGTGGATCGTCGGTGGGCAGCTCAAAGGCGCATCAATCGATGAACTCGTGACCAAGAACCTCGCGCGGCTGAGCGCCGCCGTCGTGATTGGTGAAGACCGGAGTGAAGTGCTTGCGTCGCTTGGAGCACATGCCCCTGAGCTCACGGTCGTTGAGGTGTCAGAGACCCAGACCGAGGCGATCATGCCCCGGGTCATCGCGGTTGCCAGTGAGCTCGCGACCACGGGTGATACGGTTCTGCTCTCACCGGCCGCCGCCTCGCTCGACCAATTCACGGGCTACAGTGATCGCGGTGAACGCTTTCAGGCAGCGCTTCGAGACATGATGGAGGGGGAAGATAATGCCGCACACCGAGCAGAATCCCCAGGAGCCTC
- a CDS encoding Mur ligase family protein, which translates to MSEGMTIRPKRGEPAETRALAAAHGLRIIEAVAPQGNEATISGITLDSRDVRPGDLYVGMPGAKQHGASFGAQAIGNGAVAIVTDAAGAEKLVGVSVPVLVTEVHPRTLLGALAADIYRTGELDAKVFGITGTNGKTSVVYMLDALLRLVGHTTGISTTAERRIGDVAIESNLTSPEASEMHGLLARMIEDDVTAVALEVSAQAVVRHRIDGIMFDVVAFNNFSQDHLDEFGDMQTYFAAKQALFTKQHAARGVVVVDSPHGQRIAKESEIPVTTLSTAYGQSADWHLAITNHTVDGVSFVLQGPDNAYFRGRVPLFGTFMAENAALAIIMMHEAGIDLSNLEALLATEPIPVSIPGRLELMNPGAKGPKFFVDYGHTPGSFESMLDGLGDVATGNIIFMFGADGDRDTTKRAEMGRIAAAGSNTLIICDYHPRFEDPASIRAQLLEGARQAGGRTSIHEIADPREAIRFAISAAGPEDIIVYAGPGHETYQEVAGQMLPYSARDEVRGALREAGLMA; encoded by the coding sequence ATGAGCGAGGGAATGACGATCAGGCCAAAACGGGGGGAACCGGCCGAGACCAGGGCACTTGCTGCCGCGCACGGTCTGCGTATCATCGAGGCAGTTGCGCCTCAGGGGAACGAGGCTACGATCTCGGGAATTACGCTCGATTCGCGAGACGTGAGGCCCGGCGATCTCTACGTCGGCATGCCCGGTGCCAAGCAACACGGTGCATCGTTTGGCGCGCAGGCGATCGGCAACGGTGCTGTCGCGATTGTGACCGATGCTGCTGGGGCTGAGAAGCTCGTCGGTGTGAGCGTTCCGGTGCTCGTGACCGAGGTTCACCCGCGAACGCTGCTCGGCGCTCTCGCGGCCGACATCTACCGTACCGGTGAGCTTGACGCTAAGGTCTTCGGCATTACCGGCACGAACGGCAAGACGAGCGTGGTCTACATGCTCGATGCGCTCCTGCGACTGGTCGGGCACACCACCGGCATTTCGACGACCGCCGAGCGCCGCATTGGCGACGTCGCGATCGAGAGCAATCTCACCTCTCCTGAAGCCTCAGAAATGCACGGACTGCTCGCTCGCATGATCGAAGATGACGTCACCGCGGTGGCGCTTGAGGTCTCGGCTCAGGCGGTCGTGAGGCACCGTATCGACGGCATCATGTTCGACGTCGTCGCCTTCAATAACTTCTCGCAGGATCACCTCGACGAGTTCGGTGACATGCAAACCTACTTTGCTGCGAAGCAAGCGCTTTTCACGAAGCAGCACGCGGCACGCGGCGTCGTGGTGGTCGACTCACCCCACGGCCAGCGCATCGCTAAAGAGAGCGAGATCCCGGTCACAACGCTCTCGACCGCCTACGGTCAGTCGGCCGACTGGCATCTCGCGATCACGAACCACACGGTCGATGGGGTCTCGTTTGTGTTGCAGGGCCCCGACAACGCGTACTTCCGCGGGCGGGTTCCCCTCTTCGGCACCTTCATGGCAGAGAACGCCGCGCTCGCGATCATCATGATGCACGAGGCAGGCATCGACCTCTCGAACCTTGAAGCGTTGCTCGCCACAGAGCCGATTCCCGTCTCCATTCCCGGGCGCCTCGAACTCATGAACCCCGGTGCGAAGGGCCCGAAGTTCTTCGTTGACTACGGTCACACGCCCGGCAGCTTTGAATCGATGCTCGATGGCCTCGGCGATGTCGCGACCGGCAACATCATCTTCATGTTTGGTGCCGATGGCGACCGCGACACCACGAAGCGAGCCGAGATGGGGCGGATCGCTGCCGCTGGTTCGAACACCCTCATCATCTGCGACTACCACCCGCGCTTCGAAGACCCGGCGTCAATTCGGGCGCAACTGCTCGAGGGAGCACGGCAAGCCGGTGGACGTACGAGCATTCACGAGATCGCCGACCCCCGCGAGGCGATCCGCTTCGCGATCAGCGCGGCAGGACCCGAAGACATCATCGTCTATGCGGGGCCGGGGCACGAGACCTACCAGGAAGTGGCGGGGCAGATGCTCCCGTATTCAGCAAGGGATGAAGTACGCGGGGCACTCCGCGAGGCAGGACTGATGGCGTGA
- a CDS encoding peptidoglycan D,D-transpeptidase FtsI family protein, whose amino-acid sequence MTKRVKRNARSVAAMVLVILVTMIFSARLFQIQVVQASAYNEVSKDKRAVPVSIPGLRGDIADRNGVVLASTDERYDVQLSPKNTLVRDGVFYRQAPEGQSGTVAVTTEEAYTEIAEITGQTAGELRDIVDSALAKNKKSDFAYVQREITLDQLNALKALKVPWLTFAPNYQRFYPNGGVAGNLIGFSSSDQIPQAGVERSQDACLAGTDGVETYEKGADGVALPGSHVVREKAENGGTVELTIDRDLQWQAQQLVDEYNARLGTEWVYAVLMDAKTGELLAVAEDGSVDPGDLNAGDPEKREARSFVRPYEPGSTHKTVTVATLLEEGVATPLTPYDTPWTMQPEAGVRFSDWFEHAVEPWTLTGIYVKSSNVGTAMLGTQVPAKTRYEYMRKFGLGESTETGLPLEDSGLLYKPEKWDAQTSYNVTFGQGFSSTIIQTAGVYQTIANGGVRIPPKLVKGCRAQDGSFTPHESGDPVNVVSQETASSILQMMETLVDDTWKDFLTIPGYRIGGKTGTGEQSDGQGHYRTDYVHSFASIFPIDDPQYVVVASLGFPDSYTSGTTSSVSLVREIEEAAIRTLQVAPSTGTFEPLPIYSE is encoded by the coding sequence ATGACGAAACGCGTGAAACGCAACGCCAGGAGCGTTGCCGCGATGGTTCTCGTCATTCTCGTGACGATGATTTTTTCGGCACGGTTGTTTCAAATTCAGGTGGTTCAGGCCTCGGCATACAACGAGGTTTCGAAAGACAAGCGAGCCGTTCCCGTTTCGATCCCGGGCCTGCGCGGCGACATAGCTGACCGCAACGGCGTCGTGCTCGCAAGCACCGACGAACGGTACGACGTGCAGCTTTCACCGAAGAACACGCTCGTGCGCGACGGGGTCTTCTACCGGCAGGCTCCAGAGGGGCAATCGGGCACCGTCGCGGTGACGACCGAGGAGGCCTACACCGAGATCGCTGAGATCACGGGGCAGACCGCCGGCGAGCTCCGTGACATCGTTGACTCGGCGCTCGCGAAGAATAAGAAGTCTGACTTCGCCTACGTGCAGCGCGAGATCACGCTTGATCAGTTGAACGCCCTCAAGGCCCTCAAAGTGCCCTGGCTGACCTTTGCCCCGAATTACCAGCGGTTTTATCCGAACGGTGGGGTAGCCGGGAACCTCATCGGGTTCTCGAGTAGCGACCAGATACCGCAGGCCGGGGTCGAACGCTCGCAAGATGCGTGCCTTGCCGGTACCGACGGTGTTGAGACGTACGAGAAGGGCGCCGACGGTGTCGCGCTGCCTGGAAGCCACGTCGTGCGTGAGAAAGCTGAGAACGGCGGAACCGTTGAACTCACGATCGATCGCGACCTGCAGTGGCAGGCTCAGCAGCTGGTCGACGAATACAACGCTCGGCTCGGTACCGAGTGGGTCTACGCGGTGCTCATGGACGCGAAGACGGGAGAACTCCTTGCGGTAGCCGAAGACGGCTCGGTTGACCCCGGCGACTTGAACGCGGGCGACCCCGAGAAGCGCGAGGCAAGGTCGTTCGTGCGCCCCTACGAGCCCGGCTCGACACACAAGACCGTGACCGTCGCGACGTTGCTTGAAGAGGGCGTTGCGACGCCACTCACGCCGTATGACACCCCGTGGACGATGCAACCAGAGGCTGGCGTTCGCTTCTCAGACTGGTTCGAGCACGCGGTTGAACCGTGGACCCTGACGGGCATTTACGTGAAGTCATCGAACGTTGGCACCGCGATGCTCGGCACACAGGTGCCGGCCAAAACCCGGTACGAGTATATGCGCAAGTTTGGGCTCGGCGAATCAACCGAGACGGGACTGCCGCTCGAAGACTCGGGCCTGCTCTACAAGCCAGAGAAATGGGACGCGCAGACAAGTTACAACGTCACCTTTGGGCAGGGCTTCTCGTCAACGATCATTCAAACCGCAGGGGTCTACCAGACCATCGCGAACGGGGGAGTGCGCATACCGCCAAAGCTCGTGAAGGGGTGCCGCGCGCAAGACGGCAGCTTTACTCCGCATGAGTCTGGTGACCCCGTGAACGTTGTGTCTCAAGAAACTGCGAGCTCGATCTTGCAGATGATGGAGACCCTCGTTGACGACACTTGGAAAGACTTTTTGACGATTCCCGGCTATCGCATCGGCGGTAAAACGGGAACCGGCGAGCAGAGCGACGGGCAAGGGCACTACCGCACCGATTACGTGCACTCCTTCGCCTCGATCTTTCCCATCGACGATCCACAATATGTCGTTGTTGCGTCGCTCGGATTTCCCGATTCGTACACGAGCGGCACTACCTCATCGGTGAGTCTCGTTCGTGAGATCGAAGAAGCGGCCATCCGAACCCTCCAAGTTGCGCCTTCAACGGGCACGTTTGAACCCCTTCCCATATATTCCGAATAG